The genomic window ACCGACACGTCACAGACGAGCGCCCTGGACCCGATGCTGCCGCCCGACGGGCTGGTCTTCTACTATCTCGTTCGCGCAGAGAACGGATGCCCGGGGGGACAGGGATCTCTCGGTTCATCCTCGGACGGCACCCCACGATCGGGCCGCACCTGTCCCTGAATGCGCCGGGTGTTCCGGCTACCGTTCCCTTACGACGACGGCCGGGCGACCGAGCCCGCGAGGTGGATCGAACCGGTCGGCTGCGGGGAACCGCCGGCCGGCTCGTCGGTGACGGCGGCGACGGCGACCGCCTCGAGGCCGGGCGGGATGGTGACCTCGAGGGCCGCCTCGCCCTGCGGGTCGACGTCGAACGTGCCGGCGGAGATCTTCTCCTGCGCCGGGGTGATGAACCACAGCTGATAGGTTCGGCCGGGGCCGGGCTGGCGCAGGTCGGCGGCGTAGAAGTGCCAGGTCCGGCGCGACTGGTCCCAGAAGATGCGCGCGGTGGCCTGCGGCTGGGACTGCGTTCCGGACAGGGCGACGATGCGGACGGCGGGGGAGCGCAGGACGCGCACGGTCTCGGCGGCGTCGTGCACCGCCTCGCGCAGGCGGACGATCTCGCGGTCCTGAGCGTCGAGGCGGGCGAGCAGCGCCTGGCGCGCGCGCTGCCCCGGGATGCTGAGCGCCGCGACGGTGACGAGCACGGCTGCGGCCGCGGCCAGGGCCGGGCGCACCCAGGCGCCGGCCCGGACGGCGGCGGCCGATCGGCCGGCTGGAGCGGTGCGCGGATCCGTGCGGGGCAGGGCGGTGACCCGGCGCATCAGGGCGGCGCGCGTCTCCGGGTTTGGGGCCACGGGGTCGAGGGCGAGCGGCAGGTGACCGAGGGTCGCTTCGGCCTCGGCGAGCGCGCCGGCGCAGCGCGGGCAGCCGGTGGCGAGGTGGGCCCGGATCGGCTCGCGCTCGGCGGGATCGAGCGCCTCGGCGGCGTACAGCATAAGTAGATCTCTGCGCGTCTCGCAGCTCATGCCGTCTCCATCCTTCCGTACTCGTCGCCCAGGGCGTCGCGCAGCCTGAGAAGGCCCTGCCGGATCCGGCTCTTCACCGTGCCGAGCGGCTCCTGGAGCGTCTTCGCTATCTCGCCGTGGCTGAGGCCGTCGAAGAACGACAGCTCGACCGCCCGCCTCTCGGCCGCCGACAGCCCCGCCAGGGCGCGCCGGATCTTCGCCTTCTGCTCCGACGCCGCCATGTCGAGGTAGGGGCCCGCGTCGGCGGCCGCCTGTGCCGCGGGG from Candidatus Polarisedimenticolia bacterium includes these protein-coding regions:
- a CDS encoding anti-sigma factor, with protein sequence MSCETRRDLLMLYAAEALDPAEREPIRAHLATGCPRCAGALAEAEATLGHLPLALDPVAPNPETRAALMRRVTALPRTDPRTAPAGRSAAAVRAGAWVRPALAAAAAVLVTVAALSIPGQRARQALLARLDAQDREIVRLREAVHDAAETVRVLRSPAVRIVALSGTQSQPQATARIFWDQSRRTWHFYAADLRQPGPGRTYQLWFITPAQEKISAGTFDVDPQGEAALEVTIPPGLEAVAVAAVTDEPAGGSPQPTGSIHLAGSVARPSS
- a CDS encoding sigma factor-like helix-turn-helix DNA-binding protein, translated to PAAQAAADAGPYLDMAASEQKAKIRRALAGLSAAERRAVELSFFDGLSHGEIAKTLQEPLGTVKSRIRQGLLRLRDALGDEYGRMETA